From Leptospira congkakensis, one genomic window encodes:
- the lnt gene encoding apolipoprotein N-acyltransferase encodes MRKHSKIPQIKYPLLLLFPVAILFALALEPFGFASAGFLCIFLLLYFTKQLTLKASWKQTIYATFLFSFLVTLTSFHWIWTAIRNISGQGFFVSIILFLIYALVSFYKVGIVFFGSLFLTKQKTIKDSHFFLFVLPSLFLISDWICPMVFPVYWGDLFRNNIFWRQMARFGTEVLGFVSIFSAALLYLMLLKSDRGIRHYFSYLIPIFCFFLLNLYFLAETIPQGPTIHLALIQPNTPYAKREIQEDQVWMTRTIQSVYDIGLEAIRNASKPIDLLVLPESAIPFLGTIDSKDPHSTYSKSFVDVTTSLVRTSNTPLVFNELVWEEGSRNSLTVLHQVSLVSERRYKQILLPFGEYLPGENQIPWLRKIFPESSNHIPGKLTEALTFQTKIGETVTFSPLICYEVLYPDLVRAVVKHSPSEFILNLTNDSWFESQTETKQHAGAGRLRSIESGRPVVRVAVTGITTAFDPWGREIMGELQTFQKAIGYLDLPTVEKDRTTPYIQFGPGPWRFMAVLLLFLVFFRKSTSDSTIK; translated from the coding sequence ATGAGAAAACACTCAAAAATTCCGCAAATTAAATATCCCCTTCTTTTACTTTTTCCAGTCGCAATTTTATTTGCTCTGGCGTTAGAACCCTTCGGATTTGCTTCCGCAGGGTTTCTTTGTATTTTTCTACTTTTGTATTTCACCAAACAACTTACCCTCAAGGCTAGTTGGAAACAAACTATCTATGCTACTTTTTTGTTTTCGTTCCTTGTGACATTGACAAGTTTCCATTGGATTTGGACTGCGATTCGTAATATTTCCGGCCAAGGATTTTTTGTTTCTATAATTCTCTTTTTGATTTATGCACTCGTATCTTTCTATAAAGTAGGAATTGTTTTTTTTGGATCTCTTTTTCTAACAAAACAAAAGACAATCAAAGATTCTCATTTTTTTTTATTTGTCCTTCCCTCGTTATTTTTAATTTCCGATTGGATTTGCCCCATGGTTTTTCCTGTGTATTGGGGAGATTTGTTTCGAAACAATATCTTCTGGCGACAGATGGCAAGGTTTGGAACTGAGGTTTTAGGATTTGTTTCTATTTTCTCGGCAGCTCTTCTATATTTGATGCTTTTAAAGTCGGATAGAGGGATCAGACATTATTTTTCTTATTTGATTCCTATTTTTTGTTTTTTCCTGCTCAATTTATATTTCCTAGCAGAAACCATACCCCAGGGCCCGACCATCCACCTCGCACTCATCCAACCAAATACTCCCTATGCGAAAAGAGAAATTCAAGAAGACCAAGTTTGGATGACTAGAACCATCCAATCCGTTTATGATATTGGCCTGGAAGCCATTCGTAATGCATCTAAACCAATCGATTTACTCGTGTTACCAGAATCTGCCATCCCTTTCCTAGGGACTATTGACTCCAAAGATCCGCATTCAACGTATAGCAAAAGTTTTGTGGACGTTACAACAAGTTTAGTCAGAACGAGTAATACCCCTCTTGTTTTTAATGAACTTGTTTGGGAGGAAGGATCCAGAAACTCTCTCACAGTTCTCCACCAGGTCTCTCTTGTTTCCGAAAGACGATACAAACAAATTTTATTACCCTTTGGAGAGTATTTACCAGGCGAAAACCAAATTCCATGGCTTCGGAAAATTTTTCCTGAGTCTAGCAATCACATTCCAGGAAAACTAACAGAGGCTTTAACTTTTCAAACAAAAATTGGAGAGACGGTAACATTCAGTCCTTTGATTTGTTATGAAGTTTTGTACCCTGATTTGGTTCGAGCGGTTGTCAAACATTCCCCTTCGGAATTTATTCTCAACCTTACCAATGATTCCTGGTTTGAAAGCCAAACGGAAACCAAACAACATGCAGGAGCCGGAAGGCTTCGTTCCATCGAATCAGGTAGACCCGTTGTCCGCGTTGCAGTCACAGGCATCACCACTGCTTTTGACCCATGGGGAAGAGAGATAATGGGAGAATTACAAACATTCCAAAAAGCCATTGGATATTTAGATCTTCCCACTGTTGAGAAAGACAGAACCACTCCTTATATCCAATTCGGCCCAGGACCATGGCGATTCATGGCCGTTTTGCTTTTATTTTTGGTTTTTTTCCGCAAGTCTACGTCTGATAGTACGATAAAATGA
- a CDS encoding ABC1 kinase family protein, whose product MDSLSELVSFGWQSSLRVAHSSFVFTSKAIGILAQLAKGEPNHREIAITLRDAFSNLGATYIKLGQFIASAPSLFPKEYVEEMQACLDSVRPVAYRDIRSSVERELGGKLETLFHSFEETPLASASIAQVHAAVTKEGLDVVVKVQRPDVHLTLKTDMQILGILTKILAFIAPEFKKSGLTAMFEEFQISILQEIDFIQEAKNIEEFENYLLRVKESRARVPRVYHTLSSKKVLTMERFYGVPITDEAGLRKFTNNPRKVLSDALEIWFSSLSNQGFFHADVHAGNLMILKDGTIGFIDFGIVGRISPRIWKGLMLFTQGIGIGESTLVAQGLVEMDSTDSGVNPSVLAKELDSVFNELESVYVHLTDNEMFDESRLNRIMYDMKEIAEKNGLKIPREFALLMKQMLYFDRYVKSIAPEINLFRDTQKFAIS is encoded by the coding sequence ATGGATTCCCTTTCTGAACTAGTTTCTTTTGGTTGGCAATCAAGCCTTCGAGTCGCCCATTCCAGTTTTGTCTTCACTTCCAAGGCAATTGGGATTCTCGCCCAGCTGGCGAAGGGAGAACCAAACCACAGAGAAATTGCCATCACCTTAAGAGACGCGTTTTCCAACCTGGGAGCCACATACATCAAACTCGGACAGTTCATTGCCAGTGCTCCTTCCCTCTTCCCCAAGGAATATGTAGAGGAAATGCAAGCTTGTTTGGACTCGGTTCGACCAGTAGCTTACAGAGACATTCGATCCTCCGTAGAACGCGAATTGGGTGGGAAACTAGAAACTTTGTTTCATAGTTTTGAGGAAACTCCCTTAGCTTCGGCATCCATTGCCCAAGTCCACGCGGCAGTCACAAAAGAAGGTCTAGATGTGGTTGTCAAAGTCCAAAGGCCTGATGTCCACCTAACTTTAAAAACTGACATGCAGATTTTGGGAATCCTTACCAAAATTTTGGCCTTCATTGCTCCTGAATTTAAAAAATCAGGACTTACGGCTATGTTTGAAGAATTTCAAATTTCAATCTTACAAGAAATCGATTTTATACAAGAAGCCAAGAATATAGAAGAGTTTGAAAATTATTTATTACGTGTGAAGGAATCGAGAGCGCGCGTTCCTAGAGTTTATCATACCCTTTCATCCAAAAAAGTTTTAACTATGGAAAGATTCTATGGTGTTCCCATCACTGATGAAGCCGGTCTTCGCAAATTCACAAACAATCCTAGAAAGGTTCTAAGTGATGCTCTTGAAATTTGGTTTTCATCTCTATCCAACCAAGGTTTTTTTCATGCAGATGTACATGCAGGAAATTTAATGATTCTAAAAGATGGAACCATTGGTTTTATCGATTTTGGAATTGTAGGAAGAATCTCTCCTAGAATTTGGAAAGGATTAATGTTATTTACCCAAGGGATTGGTATTGGTGAATCTACATTAGTTGCACAAGGGCTTGTAGAAATGGATTCAACCGATAGTGGAGTCAATCCAAGCGTATTAGCCAAAGAATTAGATTCCGTATTTAATGAATTAGAATCGGTGTATGTGCATTTGACCGACAATGAGATGTTTGACGAATCTAGGCTCAATCGAATCATGTATGACATGAAGGAAATTGCCGAAAAAAATGGATTAAAAATTCCACGAGAATTTGCCCTCCTCATGAAACAGATGTTATACTTTGATAGATATGTTAAATCAATTGCTCCAGAAATCAACTTATTCCGCGACACACAAAAGTTTGCTATTTCATAA
- the feoB gene encoding ferrous iron transport protein B, with translation MKNKKIYLVGNPNCGKSTLFNQLTGLKQKTGNFSGVTVEKREGTLSLDGSDFVITDLPGTYGLGGVAEDKKIAYEVLLTREPEEQVIYVLDALNLERGLQFLLQIIDMGVPTIVVLTMKDVLEKKRIQLDLEKLKKQIGLPFLLVNAKSGDGIDTLKEILKNPNNFQKHSRLWNWGTKEETFLKTAKQKLGINSNEAEFFLSQSLKYINKDPHLNEERYFFKFPEETRNWLRSEIENKGYSFYYQEEMIYRSFFIKKVLAEVITYPKSIPGSLEEKLDLVLLHPILGFVCFFLLMGLLFQSLFSFAEIPMDLIELGIANLQSFAEAFVEEGLLRSLITEGIIGGVGSVIVFIPQIALLFLFIGILEESGYLARASFLMDRVMGKFGLSGKSFIPLLSSAACAVPAILGTRTIENKSDRFTTIMVSPLVMCSARYPVYILIVGTVFSFPPVFGIFNIQGFVLFSMFFLGMIASFGFAFIFRKTVFKEDSSYFVMELPRYNLPSLKSLFHTVYGKVKSFLSTAGQVILYISVLLWFLSHFPAEYKNNEWETSPIETSYIGTIGKVMEPAIEPLGFDWKIGISILTSFAAREVMVSTLAVLYGSEENEEGESLRSTLRTEKRADGSLVWTPLSGVSLLVFFAFASQCMSTLAVTKKETGTIFWPIVQFLYMTILAITSSFLIFQLGKILGFV, from the coding sequence ATGAAAAATAAAAAAATTTATTTAGTTGGAAATCCCAATTGTGGAAAATCAACACTCTTCAATCAACTTACAGGCCTCAAACAAAAAACAGGAAACTTTAGTGGAGTCACCGTAGAAAAAAGAGAAGGAACTCTTAGTTTGGATGGTTCCGATTTTGTAATCACTGACTTACCGGGAACATACGGCCTTGGAGGAGTTGCCGAAGACAAAAAAATTGCTTACGAAGTATTATTAACAAGAGAACCAGAAGAACAAGTCATTTATGTTTTAGATGCATTGAATTTAGAGAGAGGACTTCAGTTTTTACTTCAAATCATCGATATGGGAGTCCCCACTATTGTGGTTCTCACAATGAAAGATGTACTCGAAAAAAAAAGAATCCAATTGGATTTAGAAAAACTAAAAAAGCAGATAGGGTTACCATTCCTACTTGTGAATGCAAAATCAGGCGATGGAATCGATACTCTAAAAGAAATTTTAAAAAATCCAAACAACTTTCAAAAACATTCAAGACTTTGGAATTGGGGAACCAAGGAAGAAACCTTTCTTAAAACGGCGAAACAAAAACTGGGAATCAATTCCAACGAAGCAGAATTCTTTTTATCCCAATCTTTAAAATACATCAACAAAGACCCACATTTAAACGAAGAACGTTACTTTTTTAAGTTCCCAGAAGAAACAAGAAATTGGTTAAGATCCGAGATCGAAAACAAAGGATATTCTTTTTATTACCAAGAAGAAATGATCTACCGATCCTTCTTTATCAAAAAAGTTTTGGCAGAAGTGATTACTTATCCAAAATCCATTCCAGGAAGCCTAGAAGAAAAATTGGATCTGGTTTTATTACATCCAATCCTAGGTTTTGTTTGTTTTTTTCTTTTAATGGGACTTCTTTTCCAAAGCCTATTTAGTTTTGCAGAAATCCCTATGGATCTTATTGAACTTGGAATCGCCAACTTACAATCATTTGCCGAGGCCTTTGTCGAGGAAGGCCTTCTCAGATCTCTGATAACGGAAGGAATCATTGGCGGTGTCGGAAGTGTTATCGTTTTTATACCTCAGATTGCCCTTTTATTTCTATTCATTGGAATTTTGGAAGAATCTGGATATTTAGCACGTGCTAGTTTTTTAATGGACCGAGTGATGGGGAAATTTGGACTCTCGGGAAAATCATTTATCCCTCTACTTTCTTCTGCTGCTTGTGCCGTTCCCGCAATCCTCGGAACCAGAACCATAGAAAACAAATCCGATCGTTTTACAACGATTATGGTTTCACCTCTTGTGATGTGCTCTGCAAGATATCCCGTTTATATTTTGATAGTGGGAACCGTATTTAGTTTTCCTCCTGTTTTCGGAATTTTTAATATCCAAGGTTTCGTTTTGTTTTCTATGTTTTTTCTTGGGATGATTGCCAGCTTTGGATTTGCCTTTATCTTTCGTAAAACAGTATTTAAAGAAGATTCTTCTTACTTTGTGATGGAACTCCCCAGATACAATCTTCCCTCTTTAAAAAGTTTGTTTCATACTGTTTACGGAAAGGTAAAATCATTTTTATCCACTGCGGGCCAAGTCATTTTATACATTTCAGTTCTTCTTTGGTTTCTCAGTCATTTCCCTGCTGAATATAAAAATAACGAATGGGAAACTAGTCCCATTGAAACTTCCTATATCGGAACCATAGGAAAGGTTATGGAACCTGCCATCGAACCTCTTGGTTTTGATTGGAAAATTGGAATTTCAATTTTAACTTCTTTTGCCGCACGTGAAGTAATGGTTTCCACCTTAGCTGTGCTATATGGTTCAGAGGAAAACGAAGAAGGTGAATCGTTACGTTCCACACTACGCACGGAAAAAAGGGCCGATGGATCGCTTGTTTGGACCCCCCTTTCCGGTGTATCACTTCTGGTATTTTTTGCCTTTGCCAGTCAGTGTATGTCAACCCTGGCTGTAACCAAAAAAGAAACGGGAACCATCTTTTGGCCTATCGTTCAGTTTTTATATATGACAATCCTTGCTATTACTTCTTCCTTTCTAATATTTCAATTGGGAAAGATTTTAGGATTTGTTTAA
- a CDS encoding helicase has product MSQETVLYQELEKLDLNEIKKIASLWNIQKIPGKDKKSTILGLMEIFQNEFYLKGVLEKFTPLQVNILTSILKNKGVMTLGEISRKVNIPPINVEMELNVLRKYYLLYQRKNRERLTNNLDKYHAYDEYLRLIKVETNPKGEKFKFSTEKALHKATLAELPEEWKEAVGAKKGEQIETFLKNALAPEFLQKLIEELSDFDKDVLHQIYIHGGVIEADTIRNYITVNRGRFEQTIPHLTSLYLVRDLYYVEDKFIRVIVIPKEILDHLQFSPILPPVKKGTRVRQEKISANGLDFFLNVKKLISYISRKGLNLAKSGKIKQADHKRTETELLSPDIEIFPEKSQVYQIELILPILKLLGYVDIKGENVILIQETDEFLKKDIFEIMKLVIHEVNEARTRRLNPAEVFTATEVPFYEKGILDKTVKLIMAHGKINTSVIFSHIIRDHLVFSPTFQIKTYEEDLADLRKEIISAIFYLQLFGLIEVEYPQRNLSLSELGAHYFNHEALVTVTEKGGITINPDFSIIAFPDRVSLNGIHLLKAFCELKDYDRVYTFLLTKDSFQLGILLGYDKETFIHFLRESSKAELAQNLLFLLDDWGNNLPIVTITEDSVLLRTKDSQVMELLLGQIKGKKFVLEEVSPTGIIIEKSKVMEVITIAEKLNMIIRLNR; this is encoded by the coding sequence ATGAGCCAAGAAACTGTCCTGTACCAAGAGTTAGAGAAACTCGATCTGAACGAGATCAAAAAAATCGCCAGCCTTTGGAACATCCAAAAGATCCCGGGAAAGGACAAAAAATCGACTATTTTGGGTCTTATGGAGATTTTCCAGAATGAATTTTACCTAAAAGGGGTTCTGGAAAAGTTCACACCCCTACAAGTCAACATTCTGACCTCCATATTGAAGAATAAAGGGGTGATGACCCTTGGTGAAATTTCTAGAAAGGTAAACATTCCTCCAATCAACGTGGAAATGGAACTGAACGTTCTTAGAAAATATTATCTTTTATACCAAAGAAAAAATCGCGAACGTCTTACTAACAATTTAGATAAATACCATGCTTATGATGAATACTTAAGACTCATCAAAGTAGAAACAAATCCTAAGGGAGAAAAATTCAAATTCTCCACTGAGAAGGCTTTGCACAAAGCCACACTTGCTGAACTTCCTGAAGAATGGAAAGAAGCTGTTGGTGCCAAAAAAGGCGAACAGATTGAAACATTCTTAAAGAACGCACTAGCACCAGAGTTTCTTCAAAAATTGATCGAAGAACTTTCTGATTTTGATAAAGATGTACTCCATCAGATTTACATTCACGGTGGTGTGATAGAAGCGGATACCATTCGTAACTATATCACAGTCAATCGTGGTAGATTTGAACAAACTATCCCTCACCTAACATCTCTTTATCTTGTTCGTGATTTATACTACGTAGAAGATAAATTCATTCGGGTGATTGTCATTCCAAAAGAAATTTTGGATCATTTACAGTTTTCTCCTATTTTACCTCCGGTAAAAAAGGGAACTCGAGTTCGTCAGGAAAAAATTTCTGCCAATGGACTCGATTTTTTCTTAAACGTAAAAAAACTCATTTCTTATATTTCACGTAAAGGTTTGAACCTTGCAAAATCAGGAAAAATCAAACAGGCAGATCACAAAAGAACGGAAACAGAACTTTTATCTCCCGATATAGAAATTTTCCCTGAGAAAAGCCAAGTTTATCAAATCGAACTCATCCTTCCTATTCTAAAACTTTTAGGATATGTGGATATCAAAGGTGAGAACGTAATTCTGATTCAAGAAACAGATGAGTTTCTAAAAAAAGATATCTTTGAAATTATGAAACTTGTCATTCATGAAGTGAATGAAGCAAGAACACGCCGCCTGAATCCTGCAGAAGTATTTACTGCCACCGAAGTTCCGTTCTACGAAAAGGGAATTTTGGACAAAACTGTAAAACTCATTATGGCACATGGAAAGATCAACACATCGGTCATCTTTTCACATATCATTCGTGATCATTTGGTTTTTTCACCAACCTTCCAAATCAAAACTTATGAAGAAGATTTGGCTGACTTACGTAAAGAAATCATCTCTGCCATTTTCTATTTACAACTGTTTGGGTTGATTGAGGTGGAATATCCACAACGAAATCTAAGCCTTTCTGAACTCGGCGCCCATTACTTCAATCACGAAGCACTTGTTACAGTAACGGAAAAGGGTGGAATTACCATCAACCCAGACTTCTCGATCATTGCTTTCCCTGATCGAGTGTCTTTGAATGGAATCCATTTATTAAAAGCTTTTTGTGAATTGAAAGATTATGATAGAGTTTATACTTTTTTACTCACTAAAGATAGTTTCCAATTGGGGATCCTTCTTGGTTACGATAAAGAAACCTTTATCCATTTCTTAAGAGAATCTTCCAAAGCAGAACTAGCGCAGAATTTACTGTTCTTATTGGATGATTGGGGTAACAACCTTCCAATCGTAACCATTACAGAAGATTCTGTCCTCCTTAGAACCAAAGATTCCCAGGTAATGGAATTACTCCTCGGCCAAATCAAAGGTAAAAAGTTTGTATTGGAAGAAGTAAGCCCAACGGGGATCATCATTGAGAAGTCCAAAGTGATGGAAGTGATCACGATTGCTGAGAAACTCAATATGATCATACGACTCAATCGATAG
- a CDS encoding FeoA family protein, giving the protein MTIQDLKIGEVAEIVSLDSKKLPKPMLTELLELGFFPGAEITLKDKSLLLGKMVCILSGTTIALRIADGKAIQIKIKQT; this is encoded by the coding sequence ATGACTATACAAGATTTAAAAATTGGGGAAGTAGCAGAAATTGTTTCCTTAGATTCCAAAAAACTCCCAAAACCAATGTTAACTGAATTATTGGAACTTGGTTTTTTCCCTGGAGCCGAAATCACTTTAAAAGATAAGTCCTTACTTCTAGGGAAGATGGTTTGTATTTTGAGTGGAACCACTATTGCTTTACGAATCGCAGACGGAAAAGCGATTCAAATCAAAATAAAACAAACATGA